One Rosa chinensis cultivar Old Blush chromosome 5, RchiOBHm-V2, whole genome shotgun sequence genomic region harbors:
- the LOC112164476 gene encoding CBL-interacting serine/threonine-protein kinase 20 → MSNMENKKGNILMQKYELGRLLGKGTFAKVYHARNMKTGQSVAIKIIDKEKVQQVGLIDQIKREISVMRLVRHPNVVQLYEVMASKTKIYFAMEYVRGGELFNKVARGKLKEDMARKYFQQLIGAVDYCHSRGVYHRDIKPENLLVDEHGNLKVSDFGLSALWESRGQDGLLHTTCGTPAYVAPEVINKKGYDGAKADIWSCGVVLYVLLAGFLPFHDTNLMEMYRKISRGDFKSPQWFPPEVRKLLARILDPNATTRISVDKIMENSWFKKGFKHIDGAPLPIPGDPNTSITDVHSAFGSPDSSESSSNRKPAITTAAASPMKPTNFNAFDIISLSPGFDLSGLFEGDIKQRSSQSRFTTTKPASTIVSKFEEIAQMERFRCMKQDGTVKLQGSREGRKGQLGIDAEIFEVTPSFFVVEVKKTAGDTLEYMQFYDQDLKPSLKDIVWTWQGNDPQQQHQPATQVIS, encoded by the coding sequence ATGTCCAATATGGAGAACAAGAAAGGAAACATATTGATGCAGAAGTACGAGCTGGGGCGCCTTCTCGGGAAAGGTACATTTGCAAAGGTTTACCATGCTCGAAACATGAAGACCGGCCAAAGTGTTGCCATTAAGATCATAGACAAGGAGAAGGTGCAACAAGTGGGATTGATTGATCAAATCAAGCGTGAAATCTCTGTGATGCGCCTTGTTAGGCACCCCAATGTTGTTCAGCTCTATGAAGTGATGGCCAGCAAGACCAAAATCTACTTTGCCATGGAGTATGTGAGAGGTGGTGAGCTCTTCAACAAGGTTGCCAGGGGAAAGCTCAAGGAAGACATGGCTAGAAAATACTTTCAACAGTTGATTGGCGCAGTTGATTACTGCCACAGCCGCGGAGTTTATCACCGTGACATCAAGCCAGAGAATCTCCTGGTTGATGAGCATGGTAACCTCAAGGTTTCAGATTTTGGGCTGAGTGCATTGTGGGAGTCGAGAGGTCAAGATGGTCTGCTGCACACAACTTGTGGAACTCCTGCTTATGTAGCACCAGAAGTGATCAACAAGAAAGGTTATGATGGTGCCAAGGCTGATATATGGTCATGTGGGGTTGTCCTTTACGTTCTTTTGGCAGGTTTTCTTCCATTCCATGACACAAATCTCATGGAAATGTACAGGAAGATCAGCAGAGGAGACTTCAAGAGTCCGCAATGGTTCCCTCCAGAGGTTCGTAAGCTTCTTGCACGGATTCTTGATCCAAATGCCACCACGAGAATAAGTGTGGACAAGATCATGGAGAACAGTTGGTTCAAGAAGGGGTTTAAGCACATTGATGGCGCCCCATTACCGATTCCAGGTGATCCAAACACATCTATCACTGATGTGCATTCTGCTTTTGGATCACCAGACAGTTCTGAAAGCAGTTCTAATAGGAAACCAGCAATTACTACTGCAGCAGCAAGCCCCATGAAGCCAACTAACTTCAATGCCTTTGACATCATATCTCTCTCACCCGGATTTGATCTATCCGGTTTGTTTGAGGGTGATATAAAGCAAAGATCATCACAGTCACGATTCACCACTACAAAACCAGCCTCTACTATTGTTTCAAAATTTGAAGAGATAGCGCAGATGGAGAGATTCAGATGCATGAAGCAGGACGGAACTGTCAAGTTGCAGGGCAGCAGGGAAGGAAGAAAAGGGCAGCTTGGTATTGATGCTGAGATTTTCGAGGTCACGCCTTCGTTTTTTGTTGTGGAGGTGAAGAAAACAGCTGGGGACACATTGGAATACATGCAATTCTATGACCAAGATTTAAAGCCCTCTCTTAAAGACATAGTATGGACTTGGCAAGGAAATGATCCACAGCAACAACATCAGCCAGCAACCCAAGTTATTTCTTAG